From Amycolatopsis sp. cg9, one genomic window encodes:
- a CDS encoding ATP-dependent DNA helicase UvrD2 has product MRDVTGVLSPKGHSRLLDGLDPEQRAAASAPRGPVCVLAGAGTGKTRTITHRIAHLVKSGHVSAGQVLAVTFTTRAAGEMRTRLRGLGVDAAQALTFHAAARRQLRYFWPRVVGDRPWDLMENKLRFVGQAANRAKLGTEVEVLRDLASEIEWAKASLVSPDDYPAVTARAQRDVPAPAAQIAEVYRTYEELKNAAQVLDFDDLLLHTTAVLEEHGVVAEEFRDRYRCFVVDEYQDVTPLQQRLLDAWLGGRDDLTVVGDANQTIYSFGGASPRSLLEFTRRYPDATVVRLERDYRSTPEVVSLANRVIGAARGRPAGSRLKLIGQRPAGPEPRFAEFDDEAVEAEAVARRIRELLDGGVTASEIAILYRVNAQSEAYESALADAGIPYLVRGGERFFNRTEVRQAMSALRAASGDVSSDLVTTVRSVLARVGLTESPPAGGAAKERWDALLALVELAEELASTVADADLPRFCAELDQRAAAQHPPTVEGVTLASLHAAKGLEWDAVFLVGLAEGTMPILHAGDDEAAIEEERRLFYVGVTRAREHLWLSWALARTPGARRNRRRSRFLYGLIPEDHPAARVARAQQKPMAANPVKTRCRVCGGPLLETIEVKLGRCGRCPSTVDENLLERLKSWRGDRARELKVPAFVVFTDATLMAIAEQRPLDEAALVTISGIGATKLERFGAEILGVVRASSES; this is encoded by the coding sequence ATGCGGGACGTGACTGGCGTACTTTCCCCGAAGGGCCACTCCCGCCTGCTCGACGGCCTCGACCCCGAGCAGCGTGCCGCCGCCAGTGCCCCGCGAGGGCCGGTCTGCGTCCTGGCGGGGGCCGGCACGGGCAAGACCCGCACGATCACCCACCGGATCGCCCACCTGGTCAAGTCCGGGCACGTTTCCGCAGGTCAGGTGCTTGCTGTCACCTTCACGACGCGGGCCGCGGGCGAGATGCGGACCCGGCTGCGCGGCCTCGGCGTCGACGCGGCGCAGGCGCTGACGTTCCACGCCGCCGCCCGCCGCCAGCTCCGGTACTTCTGGCCGCGCGTGGTCGGCGACCGGCCGTGGGACCTGATGGAGAACAAGCTGCGGTTCGTCGGCCAGGCCGCGAACCGGGCGAAGCTCGGCACCGAGGTCGAGGTCCTGCGTGACCTGGCGAGCGAGATCGAGTGGGCGAAGGCGTCGCTGGTCAGCCCGGACGACTACCCGGCCGTGACCGCGCGCGCCCAGCGGGACGTCCCGGCGCCTGCCGCGCAGATCGCCGAGGTCTACCGGACCTACGAAGAGCTGAAGAACGCGGCGCAGGTGCTCGACTTCGACGACCTCCTGCTGCACACGACGGCGGTGCTGGAGGAGCACGGCGTCGTCGCCGAGGAGTTCCGCGACCGCTACCGCTGCTTCGTCGTCGACGAGTACCAGGACGTGACGCCGCTGCAGCAGCGCCTGCTCGACGCTTGGCTCGGCGGGCGCGACGACCTGACCGTCGTCGGCGACGCCAACCAGACCATCTACTCCTTCGGCGGCGCGTCGCCGCGGTCGCTGCTGGAGTTCACGCGGCGCTACCCGGACGCCACCGTCGTCCGGCTCGAGCGCGACTACCGGTCGACACCCGAGGTCGTCTCGCTGGCGAACCGCGTGATCGGCGCGGCGCGGGGCCGCCCGGCGGGCTCGCGGCTGAAGCTGATCGGCCAGCGGCCGGCGGGCCCGGAGCCCCGCTTCGCCGAGTTCGACGACGAGGCGGTCGAGGCCGAGGCCGTCGCGCGGCGCATCCGCGAGCTGCTGGACGGCGGCGTCACGGCGAGCGAGATCGCGATCCTCTACCGCGTGAACGCCCAATCCGAGGCGTACGAGTCGGCACTGGCCGACGCGGGCATCCCGTACCTGGTCCGCGGTGGCGAGCGGTTCTTCAACCGGACCGAGGTCCGCCAGGCGATGTCCGCCCTGCGCGCGGCGAGCGGCGACGTCAGCTCGGACCTGGTCACGACGGTCCGTTCGGTCCTCGCCCGCGTCGGCCTCACCGAGTCCCCGCCCGCCGGCGGCGCGGCGAAGGAACGCTGGGACGCGCTCCTGGCGCTCGTCGAGCTGGCCGAAGAGCTCGCGTCGACGGTCGCGGACGCGGACCTGCCCCGCTTCTGCGCGGAGCTCGACCAGCGCGCGGCGGCCCAGCACCCCCCGACGGTCGAGGGCGTGACGCTGGCATCGCTGCACGCGGCGAAGGGCCTGGAGTGGGACGCGGTGTTCCTCGTCGGCCTGGCCGAGGGCACGATGCCGATCCTCCACGCGGGCGACGACGAAGCCGCGATCGAGGAGGAGCGCCGCCTGTTCTACGTCGGCGTGACGCGCGCCCGCGAGCACCTGTGGCTGTCGTGGGCGCTGGCCCGGACACCGGGAGCGCGCCGCAACCGCCGCCGCAGCCGCTTCCTGTACGGCCTGATCCCGGAGGACCACCCGGCCGCCCGCGTGGCCCGCGCCCAGCAGAAGCCGATGGCGGCGAACCCGGTGAAGACCCGCTGCCGCGTCTGCGGCGGCCCCCTGCTGGAGACCATCGAGGTCAAGCTCGGCCGCTGCGGCCGCTGCCCGTCCACAGTGGACGAGAACCTGCTGGAACGCCTGAAGTCCTGGCGTGGCGACCGGGCCCGGGAGCTGAAGGTGCCGGCGTTCGTCGTGTTCACGGACGCGACGCTGATGGCGATCGCGGAGCAGCGCCCCCTGGACGAGGCGGCACTGGTGACGATCTCGGGCATCGGCGCGACGAAGCTCGAGCGCTTCGGCGCCGAGATTCTGGGAGTGGTCCGGGCGTCTTCGGAGTCCTGA
- a CDS encoding WhiB family transcriptional regulator yields the protein MSSAIAYTSGEAIFADLLDPIDVPDVALPCRSGDADLWFAESPAELERAKAQCADCPVREACLAGALARREPWGVWGGEIFERGVVIARKRPRGRPRKNAAVEPAAAKAGDHRSAAA from the coding sequence ATGTCATCGGCCATCGCCTACACCTCCGGTGAGGCAATATTCGCCGACCTGCTCGACCCCATCGACGTCCCCGACGTGGCGCTGCCCTGCCGTTCGGGCGACGCGGACCTCTGGTTCGCGGAGTCCCCGGCCGAGCTCGAGCGCGCGAAGGCCCAGTGCGCCGACTGCCCGGTGCGCGAGGCCTGCCTGGCCGGTGCGCTGGCCCGTCGCGAGCCGTGGGGCGTCTGGGGCGGCGAGATCTTCGAGCGCGGTGTCGTGATCGCGCGCAAGCGGCCCCGTGGCCGTCCGCGCAAGAACGCCGCCGTCGAGCCCGCCGCCGCCAAGGCCGGCGATCACCGGAGCGCCGCCGCATGA
- a CDS encoding class I SAM-dependent methyltransferase, with product MPGHTHHDIDWADRLAQLRMADALDADALTPVARRLLATVAERPTVVDVGSGAGGMSVLFARELARAGGGTVVLVDATPELLAEAQRAVTEAAGGAVEVVARRADLADPELAARVPAADLVWAAGVVHHVGDQQAALRTLAGLLRPGGVLAIAEGGLDLRCLPWELGVGRPGLEQRLLAARGEWFARMRAETDGSVAMPYGWPRALREAGLEDVESFGALIDHPAPGSDRLREYVLHRVGWLAESVGEWLAADDREAIAALTDPGSPDFLGHRDDLFLFGAKTIHCGRLR from the coding sequence ATGCCCGGACACACCCACCACGACATCGACTGGGCCGACCGCCTGGCCCAGCTGCGCATGGCCGACGCGCTCGACGCGGACGCGCTCACGCCCGTCGCCCGGCGGCTGCTCGCCACGGTGGCCGAACGCCCGACCGTCGTCGACGTCGGGTCCGGAGCCGGCGGGATGAGCGTGCTCTTCGCGCGCGAACTCGCCCGCGCGGGCGGGGGCACCGTCGTGCTCGTCGACGCCACGCCGGAACTGCTCGCCGAGGCGCAGCGAGCCGTCACCGAAGCGGCCGGCGGCGCCGTCGAGGTCGTCGCCCGGCGGGCGGATCTCGCCGACCCGGAGCTGGCCGCGCGGGTGCCCGCCGCCGACCTCGTGTGGGCCGCCGGCGTCGTGCACCACGTCGGCGACCAGCAGGCCGCGCTGCGCACATTGGCCGGCTTGCTCCGGCCGGGCGGGGTGCTCGCCATCGCCGAAGGCGGGCTCGACCTGCGGTGCCTGCCCTGGGAGCTCGGCGTCGGCCGCCCCGGGCTGGAGCAACGGCTGCTCGCCGCCCGGGGCGAGTGGTTCGCCCGGATGCGGGCCGAGACGGACGGCAGCGTCGCCATGCCCTACGGCTGGCCCCGCGCGCTTCGCGAAGCCGGGCTCGAGGACGTCGAGTCGTTCGGCGCGCTCATCGACCACCCGGCGCCGGGTTCGGACCGGCTGCGCGAGTACGTGCTGCACCGCGTCGGCTGGCTCGCCGAGTCGGTCGGGGAGTGGCTCGCCGCCGATGACCGCGAGGCGATCGCCGCGCTGACCGACCCGGGGAGCCCGGACTTCCTCGGCCACCGGGACGATCTTTTCCTGTTCGGCGCCAAGACAATCCACTGTGGACGGTTGCGGTGA
- a CDS encoding ABC1 kinase family protein, with protein sequence MTDFRDPGDRDTAMPRKGAARTAKLASLPLGIAGRAVGGWGKRLAGQSAEQVSATLSAKAAEQLFEVLGTLKGGAMKFGQALSVFEAAVPDDMAKPYREALTKLQAAAPPMAARQTHRVLAEQLGRTWSSRFASFDDEPAAAASIGQVHRAVWHDGREVAVKVQYPGADEALRSDLRQLQRFSRLFQAFVPGTEVKPLLAELAERMNEELDYQAEAQHQRAFAKAFDGDPGILVPRVVASAPKVVVTEWANGTPLSKVIADGDRETRNLAGRLLAEFHYSSPERVHLLHSDPHPGNFMITTDDRLCVIDFGGVARLPDGIPRHLGEMTRLALDGESADLMRLLRENRFIRPDSDLTADEVLAYLAPFTEPLAEPTFHFTRRWMQKQAWRVGDSRGNDFRVGRSLNLPPEYLMIHRVTAGSTGILCQLDAEIPARGIVERWQPGFAG encoded by the coding sequence GTGACCGACTTCCGCGACCCGGGCGATCGTGACACCGCGATGCCGCGCAAAGGTGCCGCCCGCACCGCCAAGCTCGCCAGTCTCCCGCTCGGCATCGCCGGCCGGGCGGTCGGCGGGTGGGGCAAGAGGCTCGCGGGCCAGAGCGCGGAACAGGTGAGCGCGACACTTTCGGCCAAGGCCGCCGAGCAGCTGTTCGAGGTGCTCGGCACGCTCAAGGGCGGGGCCATGAAGTTCGGCCAGGCGCTGAGCGTCTTCGAGGCGGCGGTGCCGGACGACATGGCGAAGCCGTATCGCGAGGCGCTGACGAAGCTGCAGGCCGCCGCGCCGCCGATGGCCGCTCGGCAGACCCACCGGGTGCTCGCCGAGCAGCTGGGCCGCACCTGGAGCAGCCGGTTCGCGTCCTTCGACGACGAGCCGGCCGCGGCCGCGAGCATCGGCCAGGTCCACCGCGCGGTCTGGCACGACGGCCGCGAGGTCGCCGTCAAGGTGCAGTACCCGGGCGCCGACGAAGCGCTGCGCAGCGACCTGCGGCAGCTGCAGCGGTTCAGCCGGCTGTTCCAGGCGTTCGTGCCCGGCACCGAGGTCAAGCCGCTGCTCGCCGAGCTCGCCGAGCGGATGAACGAGGAGCTCGACTACCAGGCCGAGGCCCAGCACCAGCGCGCCTTCGCGAAGGCGTTCGACGGCGATCCCGGCATCCTGGTGCCCCGGGTGGTGGCCAGCGCGCCGAAGGTCGTCGTGACGGAGTGGGCGAACGGCACCCCGCTGTCCAAGGTGATCGCGGACGGTGACCGCGAGACCCGCAACCTCGCCGGCCGGCTGCTGGCGGAGTTCCACTACTCGTCGCCGGAGCGCGTCCACCTGCTGCACTCGGACCCGCACCCGGGCAACTTCATGATCACGACCGACGACAGGCTGTGCGTCATCGACTTCGGCGGCGTCGCCCGGCTGCCCGACGGCATCCCCCGCCACCTGGGCGAGATGACGCGGCTGGCCCTGGACGGCGAGTCCGCCGACCTGATGCGCCTGCTGCGGGAGAACCGGTTCATCCGGCCGGACAGCGACCTGACCGCGGACGAGGTGCTCGCGTACCTCGCGCCGTTCACCGAGCCGCTGGCCGAGCCGACGTTCCACTTCACGCGCCGGTGGATGCAGAAGCAGGCCTGGCGGGTCGGCGACAGCCGCGGCAACGACTTCCGGGTCGGCCGCTCGCTCAACCTGCCGCCCGAGTACCTGATGATCCACCGGGTGACGGCGGGCTCGACGGGCATCCTCTGCCAGCTCGACGCGGAGATCCCGGCGCGCGGCATCGTGGAGCGCTGGCAGCCCGGATTCGCCGGCTGA
- a CDS encoding TOMM precursor leader peptide-binding protein, with the protein MLLSTADMPPVLLPTHPALLPGLTVLDRGPREIQIGLDPRHGVIVENLAPDLAERIRALDGSKPVERLLLAESEHRDQLRTLLRQLTALGLVTDAGRPEGPGLRGETGLWSLRARHHQAALADRRRAAAVAVHGNGRVAVAVAVLLANAGVGHVELQQSGAVTEHDLGSGFTTADLGRSRRQALADLLHRVDPEVRVTRLHDRYPDFVLLTDAVVPAPEVVAELVEDGVPHLLVRVRDGTGIVGPLVVPGRSSCLRCADLHRTDRDPCWPRVAGQLAGRHQRPDLGAVQACASLAVAQAMRLLSPGAPAPPVWNATLEIDAYDGRIRHRGWPPHPKCGCGARPLHQET; encoded by the coding sequence ATGCTCCTCTCCACCGCGGACATGCCCCCGGTCCTCCTGCCCACCCATCCCGCCCTGCTCCCGGGCCTGACCGTGCTCGATCGAGGCCCGCGCGAGATCCAGATCGGCCTCGACCCGCGCCACGGCGTGATCGTCGAAAACCTGGCGCCCGATCTCGCCGAACGAATACGCGCGCTCGACGGCAGCAAGCCCGTCGAGCGGCTCCTGCTCGCCGAGAGCGAACACCGCGACCAGCTGCGGACGCTGCTGCGGCAGCTGACCGCGCTCGGCCTGGTAACCGACGCCGGCCGCCCCGAAGGCCCGGGGCTGCGCGGCGAAACCGGCCTCTGGTCGCTGCGGGCCCGGCACCACCAGGCCGCGCTGGCGGACCGGAGGCGCGCCGCGGCGGTCGCGGTGCACGGCAACGGCCGGGTGGCGGTCGCCGTGGCCGTGCTGCTGGCCAACGCCGGCGTCGGGCACGTCGAGCTCCAGCAGTCCGGCGCGGTCACCGAGCACGACCTCGGCTCCGGCTTCACCACCGCGGACCTGGGCCGGAGCCGTCGGCAGGCGCTCGCCGACCTGCTCCACCGGGTCGACCCCGAAGTCCGCGTGACGCGCCTGCACGACCGGTACCCGGACTTCGTCCTGCTCACCGACGCCGTCGTGCCCGCGCCGGAGGTCGTCGCCGAGCTGGTGGAGGACGGCGTCCCGCACCTGCTGGTGCGCGTCCGCGACGGCACGGGCATCGTCGGGCCGCTGGTCGTGCCGGGCCGCAGCTCGTGCCTGCGCTGCGCCGACCTGCACCGGACGGACCGCGACCCGTGCTGGCCGCGCGTCGCGGGGCAGCTCGCCGGCCGCCACCAGCGGCCCGACCTCGGCGCGGTTCAGGCGTGCGCATCGCTGGCCGTCGCACAGGCCATGCGGCTGCTCTCCCCCGGCGCGCCGGCGCCGCCGGTGTGGAACGCGACGCTCGAGATCGACGCCTACGACGGCCGCATCCGCCACCGCGGCTGGCCGCCGCACCCGAAGTGCGGTTGCGGCGCGCGACCCCTACATCAGGAGACGTAG
- a CDS encoding M48 family metallopeptidase, giving the protein MRRSQRRHRTVTAYWKDDTLVVLIPARMTRAEEKHWVAEMERKLQRSEPRRPASPKTSDEALLARCALLSGKYLGGDATPASVRWVPPMRTRWASCTPVDATIRVSDRLRKVPPWVLDYVLVHELAHLREPGHDAAFWALVRRYPKTERAIGYLEGLSAAAGWGISLED; this is encoded by the coding sequence GTGCGGCGCAGCCAGCGCCGGCACCGGACGGTCACCGCGTATTGGAAAGACGACACGCTCGTCGTGCTCATCCCCGCGCGGATGACCAGGGCGGAGGAGAAACACTGGGTCGCCGAGATGGAGCGCAAACTGCAGCGCTCGGAACCACGCCGGCCGGCGTCCCCGAAGACGTCGGACGAGGCCCTGCTCGCGCGCTGCGCGCTGCTGTCGGGCAAGTACCTGGGCGGTGACGCGACGCCGGCGAGCGTCCGCTGGGTGCCGCCGATGCGCACGAGGTGGGCGTCCTGCACGCCGGTCGACGCGACCATCCGGGTCAGCGACCGGCTGCGGAAGGTGCCTCCCTGGGTGCTCGACTACGTGCTCGTGCACGAGCTGGCGCACCTGCGTGAGCCGGGGCACGACGCGGCGTTCTGGGCGCTGGTGCGGCGGTACCCGAAGACCGAGCGGGCGATCGGGTACCTCGAGGGGTTGTCGGCTGCCGCCGGGTGGGGGATTTCCCTCGAGGATTGA
- a CDS encoding zinc-dependent metalloprotease, whose amino-acid sequence MSKPPFGFGPSDPDKRGENDPSEGGPQSGAEAFNQLGQMLSQLGQMLSQAGTSSGPVNYDLAKQIALQTLGSAGNTGESRLGFSGGDDANAAVRDAAHLAELWLDAATVFPAGATSTVAWSPRTWVEKTLPTWQRLCDPVAQQISGAWMQALPEEAKQAAGPLLQMMGQMGGMAFGSQLGNALAQLASEMLTASEIGLPLAPAGTSALLPANIEKFADGLELPNSEILVFLAAREAAHQRLFTHVPWLRQRLLATVEEFAHGITVDTSALESLAGRIDPSNPASIEEAMSSGLLEPQTTDEQKAALRRLETLLALVEGWVDVVVAEAVGDRLPGADALRETLRRRRATGGPAEQTFATLVGLELRPRRMRDASNLWSLVGDRHGSDKRDGLWSHPDLMPTAEDLDEPIDFADRVGETGSLDDLDPIAELERTERAEREKANPPSEPDAGFDTGSDTDPDKGSDSDKGGQS is encoded by the coding sequence ATGAGCAAACCCCCGTTCGGCTTCGGACCGTCCGATCCCGACAAACGAGGTGAGAACGACCCCTCGGAAGGCGGGCCGCAGTCCGGCGCCGAGGCCTTCAACCAGCTCGGGCAGATGCTGAGCCAGCTGGGCCAGATGCTCAGCCAGGCCGGTACTTCCAGCGGGCCGGTGAACTACGACCTCGCCAAGCAAATCGCCCTCCAGACCCTCGGCAGCGCCGGCAACACCGGCGAGAGCCGCCTCGGCTTCAGCGGCGGCGACGACGCGAACGCCGCGGTCCGCGACGCCGCCCACCTCGCCGAGCTGTGGCTCGACGCGGCGACGGTGTTCCCGGCCGGCGCGACGTCGACGGTCGCCTGGTCGCCGCGCACCTGGGTGGAGAAGACCCTGCCGACGTGGCAGCGGCTCTGCGACCCGGTCGCCCAGCAGATCTCGGGCGCGTGGATGCAGGCGCTGCCGGAAGAGGCCAAGCAGGCCGCCGGCCCGCTGCTCCAGATGATGGGCCAGATGGGCGGCATGGCGTTCGGCTCCCAGCTCGGCAACGCGCTCGCCCAGCTGGCGTCGGAGATGCTGACGGCGTCCGAGATCGGCCTCCCCCTGGCGCCCGCCGGAACGTCGGCGCTGCTGCCCGCGAACATCGAGAAGTTCGCCGACGGCCTGGAGCTGCCGAACAGCGAGATCCTGGTCTTCCTGGCCGCGCGCGAGGCCGCGCACCAGCGCCTGTTCACGCACGTGCCGTGGCTGCGCCAGCGCCTGCTCGCGACGGTCGAGGAGTTCGCCCACGGCATCACGGTCGACACCTCGGCCCTGGAGTCCCTGGCCGGCCGCATCGACCCGTCGAACCCGGCGAGCATCGAAGAGGCGATGTCCTCGGGCCTGCTGGAGCCCCAGACGACGGACGAGCAGAAGGCGGCGCTAAGGCGCCTGGAGACCCTCCTGGCCCTGGTCGAAGGCTGGGTCGACGTGGTGGTGGCCGAAGCGGTCGGCGACCGCCTCCCGGGCGCGGACGCCCTGCGCGAAACCCTCCGCCGCCGCCGCGCAACGGGCGGCCCGGCCGAGCAGACGTTCGCCACCCTGGTCGGCCTGGAGCTGCGCCCCCGCCGCATGCGCGACGCCTCCAACCTGTGGAGCCTGGTGGGCGACCGCCACGGTTCGGACAAGCGCGACGGCCTCTGGTCCCACCCGGACCTGATGCCGACGGCGGAGGACCTGGACGAGCCCATCGACTTCGCGGACCGCGTCGGCGAGACCGGCTCCCTCGACGACCTGGACCCGATCGCCGAGCTGGAGCGCACGGAGCGGGCCGAGCGGGAGAAGGCGAACCCGCCGTCGGAGCCCGACGCCGGCTTTGACACCGGTTCTGACACCGATCCCGACAAGGGCTCCGACTCCGACAAGGGCGGCCAGTCCTGA